The genome window CCAGTTGCTGCACGCCGTGCTCATCCACCACCGACGTCGGTATGCGTTGCGCGTAGATCGCGCCGGTGGCGTAGAACTTGCGGCCGTTGATGCGAAAACCATCGCCGTCGCGGGTGAGGGCGGTCACGCGGTCGTGGGCGGTTTTGGTGCCCAGTTCCGCCAGGGCGTTACCGAAACGCTGGCCGGCGAGCACTTCGGCGTACAGGCGGTGTTGCTGCGCGGGGCTGCCGTTCACGCGCAACACTTCAAGGGCGTAGAAGTGGTTTTGCGGGATCTGGCCCAATGAGGCGTCAGCCTGGGCGATCAGTGCAATGACCTTGGCCAGGGTGACAGTGGAGACGCCGGCACCGCCGTGTTCCTTCGGCACGCTGATGCCCCACAGACCGGAGCGGGAGAACACCTCCAGTTCGGGCAAGGGCAGGCGGCGCTCGCGGTCGCGCTGGGCGCTGTCGCGGCGCAAGTCTTCGGCCAGGTCGCTGGCGACAATGAGCGCTTGTTCGTCGCTGGTGATAACCGCGACGTTTGTAGAAAAAGTCATGTTTGCTCCAGAAGCTTGTAGAGAAAGTGTTCTGGTCGGTTAAATCCAGGAGTGACGAGCAGGCAACGTGCCGTTCAATCGATAGGCGCCGACGGCGTGATACTTCCAGCGCACCGGGTCGTGCAGGGTGTGCACGCGGGCGTTGCGCCAATGGCGGTCGAGGTTGAACTCGGCGAGGGTGGCGCGGCTGCCGGCCAGTTCGAAGAGCTTTTCGCTGACCAGCAGCGACACTTCGGTGGTCAGCACTTTCGCCTCGGCCACGGCAATCGAGGCCCGTGCGGCGGATTGCGCGGTGATGGGTGCCGCACTCACCTCGTCCAGCACCTTGCCGGCCTTGCGCAGCAGCGCTTCGGCGGCGTGCAGTTCGATTTTCAGCTTGCCGATATCGGCAATCACATAAAGGTCATCGCTGGCGCGCTCGACCTTGGCGTCGATCCACGGGCGCGAGCGTTCACGCACGAAGGCGATGGTGTCGTCGAGGGCGCCACGGGCGATGCCGGCGTCGATGGCTGCCTGGATCAGTTGCGAGACGGCGCCCTGGATATTCGGGCTTTCGCCGATACGCCAGTTTTCGACGACCAGCTCCGCGTCTACCGCAACGTTGTCCAGCACTACAGTACCGCTGGCCGTGGTGCGCTGGCCAAACCCTGACCAGTCATCGACGATGCGCAGCCCTTCAGTGCCACGGCGTACAAAGGCCATGACCTGTTTGCCGTCATCATTCAACGCTTTGATGGCCACCCAATGGGCGAACAAGGCGCCGGTGGAGTAGAACTTCTGGCCGCTGATCACATAGCCGTCGCCTTCGGCGGTGAGGCGCGCCTTGAGCTCCAGGGTGTTTTTGGTGCCGCGTTCCGGGCCGCCATTGCCGATGCGCCAACCGTCGAGGACGTTTTGGAACAGCTGCTTTTTCTGGCGCTCGGTGGCGGTGCCCTGCAACAGGTACAGGATGCCGAAATGGTTCTGTGGGATCTGCCCGAGGGCCGGGTCCGCTGCGCTGATGATCGCAAAGACTTCGGCCAGGGTAACGAACGATACCTCTGGGCCGCCGTATGCACGGGGAATGGAAATACTGCCGAGCCCGCTACGGGTGAACTGCTCGAGCTGCGCCCATGGCAGCGTGCGCTGCTGGTCGCGTTTGGCCGCTTGCAGGCGCGCAGCCTGGGCCAGCTCAAACGCGGCGCTCAACGCCTCGGCATCGTTGCGCAGCACAGTGGCCGGCAACAGCAGTGGAGCTACGTCCAGATCACTCTGGGGGGGTGTTAGAGCCAAGTTAGACATCAGCGCCGCTCCTTGGCTGCACGTAATGCCCTGGCGTTATGCACCGGGGTAATTCTGACCATACCGACCTCGCATTCAATGAAATAAAAACAGAAAAATCAGAGATGTCCGGTGGTCCGGTGCATATACCCTAAGCGTGTTAAATTTTTTAATAAACTAACTTTTAGGAATATGCATAGAAGGGCAGTCACCCAGGCTCGCAGGGCGAACCGGGCTGGCGCGGTTGATAAGTCGACGCGGCCCTGGCCAGGCGGGTCGGCGCCTGTGGCACGCAGGCGGCGATCTTCAAGGTGCGCACCGGTGCCCAGCGCGAATTATTGCCGACGCGGTCGAGGATGCAGTACGTCACGTCCAGGCGGGCGTCGTCGCCCGCTTCGACAATCACCACTGACGGCACCCACACCTGCATCGGCAGGCCGACGCTTTCGGCCTGGATTGGCGGCAGGTCGAGGCGCGCGTCACCCCAACGCAAGGTAATCGCGTCGCCTATGGCCATGTTCAGGTAAGGCTCAATGGTCAGCGGGACACCCCGCCGTACCTGGCTGCTGTTGACGCCGTGACGTCGAATGGTGTCGGGCAGGCCCACCGGGGCGAGGTTCTGATTTTCGTCGCCCGACAGTGCAGGCGGCAGGCCACCCGGATAGCAGGTCTTTACTCCCACCTGGGCGATGGCCGAGCGTGCCGGGCCGTGGCCGACGTGCAGGACCTGGTAGTGAACCCGAGCCGCGCCATCCTGGATAAAACTTTCCGGGACGCGCAGACGGGTCGCTGTGCCGACCTTGCACGCGGTAATCCGACGCGAGTCGGCGAAGCAGTGGTTCCAGAACAGTTCGATCAGGTCGCCTTCCTCCATGCCGGGGTAGGGCGCGATATCCACCTGCAAGTGGGCGGCGGCGAGGGCATTGATGCCGTGCCGGTTAGCCTGGGGCAGGGTTGGGGCAGGAAGCAGGGTCGAGGTTGCAGTGCGCGTCATAAGTAATCTCCTTGATGCAGCCAGCAGCAATCGTTCCGGCGCCCGTGGCACGGATGTGCGCAGGGTGCCGAAAGGAACGATTCAGTGAATAGCCGGGATAGGATCCAATCCTCTGGGCGCTAGATAAGAGGGTTGGCCAACGGCCGTCAATGGCGGCAAAGGGCTAAACGGCGGGTTGGAGCAGATTCAGAACAAGCTGACGGGCAGGGGGATTTTAAGCAGGCTGTTGCGTGGACTTTTACGGATTGGAATGAGGATTTCTTGTAGGAACACCGTCCTGTGGACGCTGGCGTGCCTGCGGTGCAGGCACCCTGGTTTATCAGTCACACTGCGGTGATGCTATCGCAGGCACGCCAGCGCCCACACGGACGGTCAGTGGGCGAGAAATTTGCTCAGGAACTGCTGGGTGCGTTCTTCCTTGGGGTTGGCAAACAAGGCCTTGGCGTCGCCCTGTTCCACGATCACGCCTTTGTCGAAGAAGATCACCCGGTTGGCCACATCCCGGGCGAAGCTCATTTCGTGGGTGACGATGACCATGGTGCGGTTTTCTTCGGCGAGGCTGCGGATAGTCGCCAGCACTTCGCCGACCAGCTCCGGGTCGAGGGCCGAGGTGGGTTCGTCGAACAGAATCACCTCCGGCTCCATGGCCAATGCGCGGGCAATCGCCACGCGCTGTTGCTGGCCACCGGACAAGCGTCGCGGGTACGCGTCTTCCTTGCCCGCCAGGCCGACCCTGGCCAGCAGCTTGCGGCCCAATTCGACGGCCGCTTCGCGCGGCATCTTCTTGACCACGATCGGGCCTTCGATGACGTTTTCCAGCGCGGTGCGGTGGGGGAACAGGTTGAAGTTCTGGAACACAAAACCCACGTGCTGGCGCAAACGCCGCACCAGGCCTTGTTGCTGGTTGAGCGGTTTGCTGCTGTCGATCTCGATATCACCCACCTGGATGCGACCGCTGGTGGGTTGTTCGAGGAAATTCAGGCAGCGCAGGAAGGTGGTTTTACCGGAACCGCTGGGGCCAATGATGGCGACGACTTCGCCTTCCTTGACCTCAAGGTCGATCCCGTTGAGCACCACCTGACCCTTGAATTGTTTGGTCAGTTTTTCAACCACGATCATGCTTCAAGACTCCAGGTCATGCCGGTTGACCCGGTCTTCCAGGCGATTTTGAAAATGCGCCAGGATGCTTGCCAGTATCCAGTAGATCAGGGCAGCGGAGAGGTACATGGTGAAGATTTCGAAAGTGCGCGCCGACACCAACTGAGCCTGGCGGAACAGTTCGGGCACCTGGATGGTGGCTGCCAGCGCCGTGTCCTTGACCAACGAAATAAAGCTGTTGCCCAGCGGCGGCAAGGCCGTGCGCATGGCCTGCGGCAGGATGGCCCGGCGCAACGTCTGCGCGCGGGTCATGCCGATACTGGCAGCCGCTTCCCACTGGCCACGCTCGATGGAGCTGATTGCGGCGCGCAGGATTTCACAGGCATAGGCGGCCATGTTCAGCGAAAAGCCGATCATGGCGGCCGGGATCGGGTCCAGCTCAATGCCCACTTGCGGTAAGCCGTAGTAGATCAGGAACAGCTGCACCAGCAAGGGCGTGCCGCGAAAGAACGACACGTAGACGCGGGCGGTCCAGCTCAATAACTTGAAGCGCGACAAGCGCATCAAGGCCAGGCCGAAACCCAGCAGCAAGCCGAAAAACATTCCGCCCAGGCTAAGAATCACCGTGTAGTACGCGCCCTTGAGCAGAAAGGGCGCGGAGTCCAGCGCGAGTTGGAAACCTGCTTCCATTATTGAGTGACGTCAGCGTTGAAGTATTTCTCGGACAGCTTCTTCAAGGTGCCGTCGGCGCGCAGCTTGTCGAGGGCCTTGTTCACAGCGTCGAGCAGTTCAGGCTCGCCTTTGCGCAGGGCGATACCGGCTTCCTGGCGGGAGAAGGCATCACCAGCAGCGGCGGTGTCCGGGGCTTTTTTGGCGTATTCCAGGGCGGCCAGGCGGTCGATCAGGATGGCGTCGATGCGGCCGATGCGCAGGTCCTGGAACTTGGTTGGGTCATCGTTGTACGTCTTGATGATGGCTTTGGGTTGGTTGTCCTTGAGCCATTGCTCGTAGTTGGTGCCCAGGCCTACACCGACTTTCTTGCCGGCCAGGTCGTCGGCGGTTTTGATGGTGTCGACGTTTTTCTTCAGCACCAGCGCCTGGATACCGGAAACGGTGTAAGGCTTGGAGAAGTCATACTTTTTCTTGCGCTCTTCGGAGATGGTCACTTGGTTGACCACCGCGTCCAGGCGCTTGGATTCCAGGGCGGCGAGGATGCCGTCCCACGGTGTGGCTTGCAGCTTGACCTTGACGCCCAGCTCCTTGGCCAGCGCTTCGGACAGCTCGACTTCGAAACCGCTGAGCTTGCCGCTTTCATCGACAAAGCTGAAGGGCGGGTAGGTGCCTTCCAGGCCGATCTTGATTTCGCCCGCCTTCTTGATGGTGCTCAGCTGCTCGCCGGCAACCGCCTGGCCCAGCCAACCGGCCCCAAGAGTCAGGCCCAATGTGCCCACCAGCAATGTGCGACGCAATACAGAAATAGTCATGAAGAGCCCCTGTGTTTTTATGTTGAGCGAAGCAGGTGACGCGGTAGTCGTATCCTGCCTTAAAGCGCGAAGCGCGTCTTCGCCTTCGGCGCGACTATAAAGCGAGTTTTTAAGACTTGAAAATAATATAAATATAATTTGTTATTCGATTGTGGAATATAACGTTGGTCTAATGTGGGTGCGGGCTTGCCCGCGATAGCGCAGTGTCAGTTTGCAAATATGTCGACTGATACACCGCTATCGCGGGCCAGCCCGCTCCCACCTTTCGATCTGTATTCGTTCAGTTAAACGCGGCGCCATAGGCAAACAACGCCGGCGCCCCACCGGTGTGCAGGAAAATGATCGGACCGTCCTCGAACCGCTGACGCCCGATACCATCGAGCAAGCCGGCCATGGCCTTGCCCGTGTAGACCGGGTCCAGCAGCAGGCCTTCCTGGCTGGCCAATAGCTTGACCGCGGCGAGGGTGCCGGCGTTCGGTTCGCCGTAGCGCGGGCCGAAATATTCGTCCCACAGAATCACGTTGAAGGCCGCGGGAATGTCCACGCCAAGCAACTCGGCGGTGCGTTCGGCCAGGCCTTGTACTTTCGGGCGCTGGGCTTCATCGGTGCGTGACACGGTGACGCCGATCACGGGCAAATTCGGCAGCACTTCACTCAATGCCAGGGCCAGGCCGCTGTGAGTACCTGCGCTGCCCG of Pseudomonas fluorescens contains these proteins:
- a CDS encoding SfnB family sulfur acquisition oxidoreductase, encoding MSNLALTPPQSDLDVAPLLLPATVLRNDAEALSAAFELAQAARLQAAKRDQQRTLPWAQLEQFTRSGLGSISIPRAYGGPEVSFVTLAEVFAIISAADPALGQIPQNHFGILYLLQGTATERQKKQLFQNVLDGWRIGNGGPERGTKNTLELKARLTAEGDGYVISGQKFYSTGALFAHWVAIKALNDDGKQVMAFVRRGTEGLRIVDDWSGFGQRTTASGTVVLDNVAVDAELVVENWRIGESPNIQGAVSQLIQAAIDAGIARGALDDTIAFVRERSRPWIDAKVERASDDLYVIADIGKLKIELHAAEALLRKAGKVLDEVSAAPITAQSAARASIAVAEAKVLTTEVSLLVSEKLFELAGSRATLAEFNLDRHWRNARVHTLHDPVRWKYHAVGAYRLNGTLPARHSWI
- the tcyN gene encoding L-cystine ABC transporter ATP-binding protein TcyN, with the protein product MIVVEKLTKQFKGQVVLNGIDLEVKEGEVVAIIGPSGSGKTTFLRCLNFLEQPTSGRIQVGDIEIDSSKPLNQQQGLVRRLRQHVGFVFQNFNLFPHRTALENVIEGPIVVKKMPREAAVELGRKLLARVGLAGKEDAYPRRLSGGQQQRVAIARALAMEPEVILFDEPTSALDPELVGEVLATIRSLAEENRTMVIVTHEMSFARDVANRVIFFDKGVIVEQGDAKALFANPKEERTQQFLSKFLAH
- the tcyL gene encoding cystine ABC transporter permease encodes the protein MEAGFQLALDSAPFLLKGAYYTVILSLGGMFFGLLLGFGLALMRLSRFKLLSWTARVYVSFFRGTPLLVQLFLIYYGLPQVGIELDPIPAAMIGFSLNMAAYACEILRAAISSIERGQWEAAASIGMTRAQTLRRAILPQAMRTALPPLGNSFISLVKDTALAATIQVPELFRQAQLVSARTFEIFTMYLSAALIYWILASILAHFQNRLEDRVNRHDLES
- the tcyJ gene encoding cystine ABC transporter substrate-binding protein — translated: MTISVLRRTLLVGTLGLTLGAGWLGQAVAGEQLSTIKKAGEIKIGLEGTYPPFSFVDESGKLSGFEVELSEALAKELGVKVKLQATPWDGILAALESKRLDAVVNQVTISEERKKKYDFSKPYTVSGIQALVLKKNVDTIKTADDLAGKKVGVGLGTNYEQWLKDNQPKAIIKTYNDDPTKFQDLRIGRIDAILIDRLAALEYAKKAPDTAAAGDAFSRQEAGIALRKGEPELLDAVNKALDKLRADGTLKKLSEKYFNADVTQ